Proteins from a genomic interval of Luteibacter pinisoli:
- a CDS encoding class I SAM-dependent methyltransferase, whose amino-acid sequence MNDRLPEPGADERAHSEHLTGLLREEIAAHGPMPFSRFMERCLYTPGLGYYSAGKAKFGAEGDFITAPELGTLFARCVVRAFEPVLSSLGAEADFMEIGGGSGAFAEAALQALDAAGKLPRRYMILEPSADLRDRQHARVHANLPPDVARRVTWLDAPLEDEWDGVLFANEVIDALPTTRFTTRDGEVYEEYVVLDGDGRFMRTDRPADVLVNGAVRHVERDLGREFEAGYRTEILPQLPYWIQAVAGTLRRGAMLFADYGYVRGEYYMPERTDGTLRAFYRHRAHGDAFFLPGLQDLTASVDFTALAEAGNSAGFGVAAYMPQAQFLIAAGMQEFFEDDYLALTDEAARYRLSQEVKKLTLPDQMGERFQVMLFAKDIDASALPAAVMAADQGARL is encoded by the coding sequence ATGAACGACCGACTCCCTGAACCGGGCGCCGATGAGCGCGCCCACTCCGAGCACCTGACCGGTCTCCTGCGCGAAGAGATCGCCGCGCACGGCCCCATGCCCTTCTCGCGCTTCATGGAGCGCTGCCTCTATACCCCCGGCCTCGGCTACTACAGCGCGGGCAAGGCCAAGTTCGGCGCGGAGGGTGATTTCATCACCGCGCCCGAACTGGGCACGCTGTTCGCGCGATGCGTGGTACGGGCCTTCGAGCCGGTGCTGTCATCGCTCGGCGCCGAGGCGGACTTCATGGAGATCGGTGGCGGCAGCGGCGCCTTTGCCGAAGCCGCCCTTCAGGCCCTGGACGCGGCGGGGAAGTTGCCGCGCCGCTACATGATCCTCGAGCCCAGCGCCGACCTGCGCGACCGCCAGCACGCCCGCGTGCACGCCAACCTGCCACCGGACGTCGCCCGCCGGGTGACCTGGCTGGACGCCCCCCTGGAAGATGAGTGGGACGGCGTGCTCTTCGCCAACGAAGTGATCGATGCCTTGCCGACGACGCGTTTCACCACGCGCGACGGCGAAGTGTACGAAGAGTACGTGGTGCTCGACGGCGATGGCCGCTTCATGCGCACGGACCGCCCGGCCGACGTGCTGGTCAACGGCGCCGTGCGTCACGTGGAGCGCGATCTCGGCCGCGAGTTCGAAGCGGGCTATCGCACCGAGATCCTCCCGCAGCTGCCGTACTGGATCCAGGCGGTGGCGGGCACGCTGCGCCGCGGCGCCATGCTGTTCGCGGACTATGGCTACGTGCGTGGCGAGTACTACATGCCCGAGCGCACCGATGGCACGCTGCGTGCGTTCTACCGCCACCGCGCGCACGGCGACGCGTTCTTCCTGCCGGGCCTGCAGGACCTGACGGCGTCGGTGGATTTCACCGCGCTGGCGGAAGCCGGCAATAGCGCGGGTTTTGGCGTGGCGGCCTACATGCCGCAGGCGCAGTTCCTGATTGCCGCGGGCATGCAGGAGTTCTTCGAAGACGATTACCTCGCCCTCACCGACGAGGCGGCGCGCTACCGGCTGTCGCAGGAAGTGAAGAAGCTGACCCTGCCGGACCAGATGGGCGAGCGTTTCCAGGTGATGCTGTTTGCGAAGGACATCGATGCCTCCGCGCTGCCCGCTGCCGTCATGGCTGCGGACCAGGGTGCCCGGCTGTAG
- a CDS encoding TonB-dependent receptor, whose amino-acid sequence MKPVRLALSIALALSAPAAFADDTDTTPQKATNLGAVDVTAKLDEARNSLSPDTGSSQYVMDRQTIQALPLGDSTPLNQVILQAPGVVQDSYGQLHVRGDHANLQYRIDGVVIPESIGGFGQTLDARVIDNVKLLTGALPAQYGDRTAAVVDITTRMPKQDGIGGTVGITGGQFGTLNPNATLFGHEDKWSFFLTANYLENDVGIENPTASRKPIHDHTNQVKAFGDLSYLINDDTRISFMFGATNNRFEIPNNPAQEPQFGYLDVTNFDSAQLNDRQSEKTRFGILSLQGKLGSTAYQVSAGQRYSGLDFTPDDIGDLMFNGVASNVRRSNRADTVQADFSTPLGDNHTLRYGLYGSFERANSTNDALVFPANDDGSQASTTPLNIVDASRLLARTYALYLQDEWSIGSQWTVNYGVRYDRFDAFKPESQLSPRVGLVYQPTDSTTIHAGYSRYFTPPATESISPTSIAKFVGTTNALPDNGSDTPLSERSSYYDIGISQKLGDQWTVGLDSYRRNVNRLQDEGQFGTALVYSTFNYGVGKIKGDELTVNYDGGALTAYFNFAYNRAVGKRVITGQYNFAPDDLAYIYDHFIHLDHDQKYTASGGVSYAFGEGTRVGADYLFGSGLRSDGIVPNGDHLPAYFQLNFSVSQDMHLTSIGATHAQLALVNALDRTYEIRDGSGIGVGAPQFGPRRGLFLSLQQDF is encoded by the coding sequence ATGAAGCCTGTGCGTCTTGCTCTTTCCATTGCTTTGGCCCTGTCAGCCCCTGCCGCCTTCGCGGATGACACCGACACCACCCCTCAGAAGGCGACCAACCTGGGCGCCGTGGATGTCACAGCCAAACTCGACGAGGCGCGCAACAGCCTCTCCCCGGATACCGGTAGCAGCCAGTACGTCATGGATCGCCAGACCATCCAGGCCCTGCCGCTGGGTGACTCCACGCCGCTGAACCAGGTGATCCTGCAGGCGCCGGGCGTGGTCCAGGACAGCTACGGCCAGTTGCACGTGCGTGGCGACCACGCCAACCTGCAATACCGCATCGACGGCGTCGTCATCCCGGAAAGCATCGGTGGCTTCGGCCAGACGCTCGACGCCCGCGTCATCGACAACGTGAAGCTGCTGACCGGCGCGCTGCCGGCACAGTACGGCGACCGCACCGCCGCCGTCGTCGACATCACCACGCGCATGCCCAAGCAGGATGGCATCGGTGGCACGGTGGGCATCACCGGCGGCCAGTTCGGCACGCTGAACCCGAATGCCACGCTATTCGGCCACGAGGACAAGTGGAGCTTCTTCCTCACCGCGAATTACCTTGAGAACGACGTCGGCATCGAAAACCCGACGGCGAGCCGCAAGCCGATCCACGACCACACCAACCAGGTGAAGGCGTTCGGCGACCTGTCGTACCTGATCAATGACGACACCCGCATCAGCTTCATGTTCGGCGCGACCAACAACCGCTTCGAGATCCCGAACAACCCGGCGCAGGAGCCGCAGTTCGGCTACCTCGACGTCACGAATTTCGATTCGGCGCAGTTGAACGATCGCCAGTCGGAAAAGACCCGCTTCGGCATCCTCAGCCTGCAAGGCAAGCTGGGCAGCACGGCGTACCAGGTCTCGGCCGGCCAGCGTTACAGCGGGCTCGACTTCACCCCGGACGACATCGGCGACCTGATGTTCAATGGCGTGGCGTCCAACGTGCGGCGCTCCAATCGCGCGGACACGGTGCAGGCGGATTTTTCCACGCCTCTGGGCGACAACCACACGCTTCGCTACGGCCTGTACGGTTCGTTCGAGCGCGCCAACTCGACGAATGACGCGCTGGTGTTCCCGGCCAACGACGATGGCTCGCAGGCGTCGACCACGCCGCTCAACATCGTCGATGCCAGTCGCCTCCTCGCCCGCACCTATGCGCTGTACCTGCAGGACGAGTGGAGCATCGGCTCGCAGTGGACCGTGAACTACGGCGTGCGTTACGACCGCTTCGATGCGTTCAAGCCGGAAAGCCAGCTCAGCCCGCGCGTCGGCCTGGTCTACCAGCCGACCGACAGCACGACGATCCACGCAGGCTACTCGCGCTACTTCACCCCGCCCGCCACCGAGTCGATCAGCCCGACGTCGATCGCCAAGTTCGTCGGCACGACCAACGCGCTTCCGGACAATGGCAGCGACACGCCGCTGTCGGAGCGTTCCAGCTACTACGACATCGGCATCTCGCAGAAGCTCGGTGACCAGTGGACGGTGGGCCTCGACAGCTACCGCCGCAACGTCAACCGCCTGCAGGACGAAGGCCAGTTCGGCACGGCCCTGGTGTACTCCACGTTCAACTACGGCGTTGGCAAGATCAAGGGCGACGAGCTGACCGTGAACTACGATGGTGGCGCGCTCACCGCGTACTTCAACTTCGCGTACAACCGCGCGGTCGGCAAGCGCGTCATCACCGGCCAGTACAACTTCGCCCCGGATGACCTGGCCTACATCTACGACCACTTCATCCATCTCGACCACGACCAGAAGTACACGGCGTCGGGTGGCGTGAGCTACGCCTTCGGCGAAGGCACCCGCGTCGGTGCGGATTACCTGTTCGGTTCGGGCCTGCGCAGCGATGGCATCGTGCCGAACGGCGACCACCTGCCGGCCTATTTCCAGCTCAACTTCAGCGTCTCCCAGGACATGCACCTGACCTCGATCGGCGCGACCCATGCCCAGCTGGCGCTGGTCAATGCGCTGGACCGCACCTACGAGATCCGCGACGGTTCCGGCATCGGCGTCGGCGCCCCGCAGTTCGGCCCCCGCCGTGGCCTGTTCCTGTCGCTCCAGCAGGATTTTTAA
- a CDS encoding pteridine reductase, producing MSQPPVVLVTGGARRVGAVICRRLHAAGCCIALHYRSSAAEAEALAQELNALRPHSVALFSGALDNPATPDHLIGDVLAVFGRLDGLVNNASAFYPTPIGQTTQAQWDDLFAANARAPFFLSQAAAPALREAKGAIVNIVDIYAERPLAGHTVYVMAKAALAMLTQSLAKELAPEVRVNAVAPGAILWPESGKPEEAAEALIAKTPLARKGEPDDVAEAVRWLMLDAHYTTGQVIRVDGGRALNI from the coding sequence ATGAGCCAGCCACCGGTCGTCCTCGTCACGGGCGGCGCGCGTCGCGTCGGCGCCGTCATCTGCCGGCGCCTGCACGCCGCGGGCTGTTGCATCGCCCTGCACTACCGCAGCTCCGCGGCTGAAGCCGAAGCGCTGGCGCAGGAACTCAACGCGCTGCGCCCGCACAGCGTCGCGCTGTTTTCCGGTGCGCTCGACAACCCCGCCACGCCGGACCACCTCATCGGCGATGTCCTCGCCGTCTTCGGTCGGCTGGACGGCCTGGTGAACAACGCCTCCGCGTTCTATCCCACGCCCATCGGCCAGACCACGCAGGCGCAATGGGATGACCTGTTCGCCGCCAACGCGCGTGCGCCGTTCTTCCTGTCGCAGGCGGCGGCTCCCGCGCTGCGCGAGGCGAAGGGCGCGATCGTCAACATCGTCGACATCTACGCCGAACGTCCGCTCGCCGGGCACACCGTGTACGTGATGGCGAAGGCCGCCCTGGCGATGCTCACCCAGTCGCTGGCAAAGGAGCTGGCACCCGAGGTGCGTGTCAACGCCGTCGCCCCCGGCGCCATCCTCTGGCCCGAATCAGGAAAGCCGGAAGAAGCCGCCGAGGCGTTGATCGCGAAAACGCCGCTCGCACGCAAGGGCGAACCGGACGACGTGGCCGAAGCCGTGCGCTGGCTGATGCTCGATGCGCACTACACGACCGGGCAGGTCATTCGCGTGGATGGTGGCAGGGCGCTGAATATCTGA
- a CDS encoding DUF6159 family protein yields the protein MGKFARSWALMKSSANILRQDKELMLFPLFAGLASLIVIASFAWPVFSLIHGHRTGLEDGGRHVSPLFLAVSFAFYFVQYGVVIFFNTALASAAFIRLDGGNPTLNDGLSAAWSKLPSIIGYALISATVGMILRAIQERAGFIGRIVAGLLGVGWTVATFLVVPVLAAQNVGPVEAVKDSASLVKRTWGENIIGNAGIGLAGGILTFCVLLVSVLLFAGAVATQSVVLMVAVGIAGVIALVALSLFQNAMHGVYAAALYRYAEYGDPGDGFDRALLENAFRQKK from the coding sequence ATGGGCAAGTTCGCACGCAGCTGGGCACTGATGAAGTCCAGTGCCAACATCCTCCGCCAGGACAAGGAGCTGATGCTGTTTCCGCTCTTTGCGGGCCTCGCATCGCTGATCGTCATCGCCTCGTTCGCGTGGCCGGTGTTCTCGCTCATCCACGGCCATCGCACCGGCCTGGAAGACGGAGGCCGCCATGTCTCGCCGCTGTTCCTGGCCGTGTCGTTTGCCTTCTACTTCGTGCAGTACGGCGTGGTGATCTTCTTCAACACCGCACTGGCCTCGGCGGCCTTCATCCGCCTGGACGGCGGCAACCCGACGCTCAATGACGGCCTCAGCGCCGCGTGGAGCAAGCTGCCCTCGATCATCGGCTATGCGCTGATCTCGGCCACCGTCGGCATGATCCTTCGTGCCATCCAGGAACGCGCCGGCTTCATCGGCCGCATCGTCGCCGGCCTGCTCGGCGTGGGCTGGACCGTCGCCACCTTCCTCGTCGTGCCGGTGCTCGCGGCGCAGAACGTGGGCCCGGTGGAAGCGGTGAAGGACAGCGCCTCGCTGGTGAAGCGCACCTGGGGTGAGAACATCATCGGCAACGCGGGCATCGGCCTGGCCGGTGGCATCCTTACCTTCTGCGTCCTGCTGGTCAGCGTCCTGCTCTTTGCGGGCGCCGTCGCCACGCAATCGGTGGTGCTGATGGTGGCCGTCGGCATCGCCGGCGTCATCGCCCTCGTCGCACTGAGCCTGTTCCAGAACGCGATGCACGGCGTCTACGCTGCCGCGCTGTACCGCTACGCGGAATACGGCGACCCCGGCGACGGCTTCGACCGCGCCTTGCTTGAGAACGCGTTCCGCCAGAAGAAGTAA
- the folK gene encoding 2-amino-4-hydroxy-6-hydroxymethyldihydropteridine diphosphokinase: MGRAYLSLGSNIDAGRWLAAGVAELRERFGRIDVSPVYRSAAVGFDGPDFLNLAVGLESDLGPEALNDWLHALEDRHGRVRGGDRYASRTLDVDIVLYDDLVLTGAGHLELPRGELRHAFVLKPMADIAPDLRHPVTGQTMAALWAAFPADKEPLSDEKLAL, translated from the coding sequence ATGGGCCGCGCGTATCTCAGCCTGGGTTCCAACATCGACGCCGGGCGCTGGCTGGCCGCCGGTGTCGCCGAGCTGCGCGAGCGCTTCGGCCGCATCGACGTGTCGCCGGTGTACCGGAGCGCCGCGGTGGGTTTTGACGGGCCGGACTTCCTCAACCTGGCCGTCGGCCTGGAAAGCGACCTCGGTCCCGAGGCCCTGAACGACTGGCTGCATGCCCTGGAAGACCGCCACGGCCGCGTCCGCGGCGGCGACCGCTACGCCAGCCGCACGCTGGACGTGGACATCGTCCTCTACGACGACCTGGTGCTGACCGGGGCGGGGCACCTGGAGCTGCCCCGTGGCGAACTGCGCCATGCATTTGTCCTGAAGCCCATGGCCGACATTGCGCCGGACCTGCGCCACCCGGTCACCGGCCAGACCATGGCGGCCCTGTGGGCGGCCTTCCCGGCCGATAAAGAACCGCTGAGCGACGAAAAACTCGCCCTGTAG
- a CDS encoding mechanosensitive ion channel family protein: MDDMFTVIELKRAGAIAGLFVIAWLIGLLGRVFLHRVVRVATRHTAWRWDDALYEFGAFRWLARMLPAIVVYYGIALFLDVKDADSVAGFIRDVAVCWMIVCVIAAIGRSLIAFESLYSATPAGKRSIKGVVQLLQLVLWIVAVVVVITRLTHQNVALLLSGIGAMSAVLLLVFKDTILGFVAGIQLSTNDMLRVGDWITMTSAGVDGDVIDITLHTVKVRNFDRTIVTVPTWRLISESFQNWRGMSDSGGRRIKRELFVDAAGVRFLEDAEIERFGKIHLLAAYLKQKREDIQRWNDALGEPAKLPANRRRQTNIGAFRAYAEAYIKAHPDVHDRMTRMVRMRDPGALGIPLEVYCFTNTVVWLDYERIQADIFDHLIAILPEFGLRAFQQPSGGDVREGFGALRAVPALED, from the coding sequence ATGGATGACATGTTCACCGTGATTGAGTTGAAGCGCGCCGGCGCCATCGCCGGCCTCTTCGTTATCGCCTGGCTCATCGGCCTGCTCGGTCGCGTGTTCCTGCACCGCGTGGTGCGCGTCGCCACCCGGCACACCGCGTGGCGCTGGGACGATGCGCTGTACGAGTTCGGCGCGTTTCGCTGGCTGGCGCGCATGCTGCCGGCCATCGTCGTGTACTACGGCATCGCGCTGTTCCTCGACGTGAAGGACGCCGACAGCGTCGCGGGTTTCATTCGTGACGTAGCGGTTTGCTGGATGATCGTTTGCGTCATCGCGGCGATCGGCCGTTCGCTCATCGCGTTTGAATCGCTGTATAGCGCGACGCCTGCCGGCAAACGCTCGATCAAGGGCGTGGTGCAGCTGTTGCAGCTGGTGTTGTGGATCGTCGCAGTGGTGGTCGTCATCACTCGCCTGACGCATCAGAACGTCGCCCTGCTCCTGTCGGGCATCGGTGCCATGTCCGCCGTGCTGTTGCTCGTGTTCAAGGACACGATTCTCGGCTTCGTCGCAGGCATCCAGCTCAGCACCAACGACATGCTGCGCGTGGGTGACTGGATCACGATGACCTCCGCCGGCGTGGATGGCGATGTCATCGACATCACCCTGCATACGGTGAAGGTGCGCAATTTCGACCGCACCATCGTCACCGTGCCGACGTGGCGGCTGATTTCCGAATCGTTCCAGAACTGGCGCGGCATGTCCGATTCCGGCGGCCGCCGGATCAAGCGCGAACTGTTCGTCGATGCCGCGGGCGTGCGCTTCCTGGAAGATGCCGAGATTGAACGCTTCGGCAAGATCCACTTGCTGGCCGCCTACCTGAAGCAGAAGCGCGAAGACATCCAGCGCTGGAACGATGCGCTGGGCGAGCCGGCGAAGCTGCCCGCCAACCGCCGCCGCCAGACCAACATCGGCGCGTTTCGTGCGTACGCCGAGGCGTACATCAAGGCCCATCCGGACGTGCACGACCGGATGACCCGCATGGTGCGCATGCGCGACCCCGGCGCGCTCGGCATTCCGCTGGAGGTCTACTGCTTCACCAACACCGTGGTGTGGCTGGATTACGAGCGCATCCAGGCCGATATCTTCGACCACCTGATCGCGATCCTTCCCGAGTTTGGCCTGCGCGCGTTCCAGCAGCCATCGGGCGGGGATGTGCGCGAAGGCTTCGGCGCCCTGCGCGCTGTTCCTGCCTTAGAGGACTAA
- the folB gene encoding dihydroneopterin aldolase: protein MDIVFIEDLRIDAVIGIYDWERRIRQTLAFDLEMAFDNRRPAATDDINDTLNYKSISRRLQAYVESSSFGLVETLAERCAEIVREEFGVSWVRLKLSKPGAVRGARAVGVRIERGTRPA from the coding sequence ATGGATATCGTCTTCATCGAAGACCTGCGCATCGACGCGGTCATCGGCATCTACGACTGGGAGCGGCGGATCCGGCAGACGCTGGCGTTTGACCTGGAAATGGCCTTCGACAACCGACGCCCGGCCGCCACGGATGACATCAACGACACCCTGAACTACAAGTCGATTTCGCGCCGGCTGCAGGCCTACGTCGAATCGTCCAGTTTCGGCCTGGTCGAAACCCTGGCCGAGCGCTGCGCCGAGATCGTGCGCGAGGAGTTTGGCGTGTCGTGGGTGCGCCTGAAGCTTTCCAAGCCGGGGGCCGTGCGTGGCGCCCGCGCCGTGGGCGTGCGCATCGAGCGCGGCACGCGCCCGGCCTGA
- the tsaD gene encoding tRNA (adenosine(37)-N6)-threonylcarbamoyltransferase complex transferase subunit TsaD, producing MQISKPVLGVETSCDETGVALLRWDPEKPGRGLLSHALFSQIALHAEYGGVVPELASRDHVRKLLPLVRQALKDAGMTPADLGGVAYTAGPGLVGALLVGASAARAMAWALGVPAIGVHHMEGHLLAPLLEDDPPEPPFVALLVSGGHSMLVEVKAIGEYRILGDTLDDAAGEAFDKTAKMMGLPYPGGPALAKLAEQGEPGKFRFSRPMVDRPGLDFSFSGLKTQVLLAWQASDKSDQTRADIARGFEEAIVDTLAIKCRRALAATGTKRLVIAGGVGANKRLREQLAESGAADGFRVYFPRLQFCTDNGAMIALAGAIRLASGQHQDDTVQVFPRWSLETLPPAA from the coding sequence ATGCAAATTTCAAAGCCCGTGTTAGGTGTCGAAACCTCCTGTGACGAAACAGGGGTGGCCCTGCTGCGTTGGGACCCGGAAAAACCGGGCCGCGGCCTGCTCTCCCATGCCCTTTTCAGCCAGATTGCCCTGCATGCCGAGTACGGCGGCGTGGTGCCCGAGCTGGCCAGCCGCGACCATGTGCGCAAGCTGCTTCCCCTGGTCCGCCAGGCACTTAAGGATGCCGGGATGACCCCGGCGGACCTCGGCGGCGTGGCCTACACGGCCGGCCCCGGCCTGGTGGGCGCCTTGCTGGTGGGGGCGTCGGCCGCCCGCGCCATGGCCTGGGCCCTCGGCGTGCCGGCCATCGGTGTGCACCATATGGAAGGTCACCTGCTGGCGCCCCTGCTGGAAGACGACCCGCCGGAGCCGCCGTTCGTGGCCCTGCTGGTGTCGGGCGGGCACTCCATGCTGGTCGAGGTGAAGGCCATCGGCGAGTACCGGATCCTGGGCGATACCCTGGACGATGCCGCGGGCGAGGCCTTCGACAAGACCGCCAAGATGATGGGCCTGCCGTATCCCGGCGGCCCGGCGCTGGCGAAGCTGGCCGAGCAGGGTGAACCGGGCAAGTTCCGCTTCTCCCGGCCCATGGTCGACCGCCCGGGGCTGGATTTCAGCTTCTCCGGCCTGAAGACCCAGGTACTGCTGGCCTGGCAGGCTTCAGATAAATCGGACCAGACCCGTGCCGACATCGCCCGGGGCTTTGAAGAGGCCATCGTCGACACCCTGGCCATCAAGTGCCGTCGCGCCCTGGCGGCCACGGGCACCAAGCGCCTGGTGATCGCCGGCGGCGTGGGCGCCAACAAGCGCCTGCGCGAGCAGCTGGCCGAGTCCGGCGCGGCGGACGGCTTCCGCGTTTACTTCCCGCGGCTGCAGTTCTGCACGGATAACGGCGCGATGATCGCCCTGGCCGGCGCGATTCGCCTGGCCTCCGGCCAGCACCAGGACGATACGGTGCAGGTGTTTCCGCGCTGGAGCCTGGAGACGTTGCCGCCTGCTGCTTGA
- the rpsU gene encoding 30S ribosomal protein S21, which yields MPSVKVRENEPFELALRRFKRTCEKAGVLAETRKREFYEKPTQERKRKRAAAVKRHLRRLSRDTTRRTRMY from the coding sequence ATGCCGAGCGTTAAAGTCCGCGAGAATGAGCCGTTTGAGCTTGCCCTCCGCCGCTTCAAGCGTACGTGCGAAAAGGCTGGCGTGCTGGCCGAAACGCGCAAGCGCGAATTTTACGAAAAGCCGACCCAGGAGCGTAAGCGTAAGCGCGCTGCTGCTGTGAAGCGCCACCTGCGCCGTCTGTCTCGCGACACGACGCGCCGGACCCGCATGTACTGA
- a CDS encoding GatB/YqeY domain-containing protein, translating into MSLKTRITDDMKAAMKGGEKERLAVIRLVQAQIKQREVDERIELDDTQVLAVLEKMQKQRRDSIEQFDKAGRDDLAKIERFEMGVIDAYLPTKLDDAELDAIIDAAVAESGATSARDMGKVVALVKEKAAGRADMAAVAGKVKAKLA; encoded by the coding sequence ATGAGCCTCAAGACCCGCATCACTGACGATATGAAGGCTGCCATGAAAGGCGGCGAGAAGGAGCGGCTGGCCGTGATCCGGCTGGTCCAGGCCCAGATCAAGCAGCGCGAAGTGGACGAGCGCATCGAGCTCGACGACACCCAGGTGCTGGCCGTGCTGGAAAAAATGCAGAAGCAGCGCCGGGACTCCATCGAGCAATTCGACAAGGCCGGCCGTGACGACCTGGCGAAGATCGAGCGCTTCGAGATGGGCGTGATCGACGCCTACCTGCCGACCAAGCTCGACGATGCCGAGCTGGATGCCATCATCGACGCCGCCGTGGCCGAATCCGGTGCCACCTCGGCCCGGGACATGGGCAAGGTGGTGGCCCTGGTGAAGGAAAAGGCTGCGGGCCGCGCCGACATGGCGGCCGTGGCGGGCAAGGTCAAGGCGAAGCTGGCCTGA
- a CDS encoding DUF1328 domain-containing protein produces the protein MLKYAIIFGLIALVTGALGFSRVSGIAGTIAKVCFAIFLILFVIAILAVIGVFKMAF, from the coding sequence ATGCTTAAGTACGCCATCATCTTCGGTCTCATCGCACTCGTTACCGGTGCGCTCGGCTTCAGCCGGGTCTCCGGCATCGCCGGCACCATCGCCAAGGTGTGCTTCGCGATCTTCCTGATCCTGTTCGTCATCGCCATCCTCGCCGTCATCGGCGTGTTCAAGATGGCTTTCTGA